Proteins from a genomic interval of Quercus lobata isolate SW786 chromosome 11, ValleyOak3.0 Primary Assembly, whole genome shotgun sequence:
- the LOC115968201 gene encoding probable E3 ubiquitin-protein ligase ARI2: MEDGMSSDEDYYSDRDSLDGLENEDSEFHCTPPKGPTTKVITKESLLSAQREDLRRVMDLLSLREHHARTLLIYYRWDVERLFAVLVEKGKAFLFDQAGVTVVEHEGLESPLGSTITCDICMDDVPSVEATREDCGHCFCNNCWTEHFMVKINEGQSRRIRCMAHKCNAICDEAVVRNLVSKRHPDMAEKFERFLLESYIEDNKRVKWCPSTPHCGNAIRIEDDEFCEVECSCGMQFCFSCLSEAHSPCSCLMWELWAKKCRDESETVNWITAHTKPCPKCHKPVEKNGGCNLVSCICGQAFCWLCGGATGRDHTWSSISGHSCGRYKAEREKKSERAKRDHYRYMHYYNRYRAHTDSFKQESKLKEIIQERVSITEERDSRLRDFSWVNNGLLRLFRSRRVLSYSYPFAFYMFGDELFNDEMTKEEREIKQHLFEDQQQQLEGNVEKLSKFLEEPFDQYSEDKVMEIRMQVINLSVITDTLCQKVYECIENDLLGSLQYGNHNIAPYKSKGIEKASELTACWKANNSDKYPPSDCGASELDRPSGSGSSDESGCSSRKRARKDSPGGGLFDLNLPAEVIDRN; encoded by the exons ATGGAGGATGGTATGAGCAGCGATGAGGACTATTACTCCGATCGGGACTCGCTTGATGGCCTCGAGAACGAGGACTCTGAGTTCCACTGTACCCCTCCAAAGGGTCCCACTACGAAG gTAATTACAAAAGAATCTCTTTTGTCTGCTCAG AGGGAGGATTTGCGGAGAGTAATGGACTTGCTATCCCTTAGAGAGCACCATGCCCGGACTTTACTAATTTATTACCGCTGGGATGTTGAAAGGTTGTTTGCGGTGCTTGTAGAAAAAGGGAAAGCTTTCTTATTTGATCAAGCAGGTGTTACGGTGGTGGAGCATGAAGGTCTTGAGTCACCGCTTGGTTCTACAATAACGTGTGATATCTGCATGGACGATGTACCTAGTGTTGAGGCAACAAGAGAGGACTGTGGCCATTGCTTTTGTAACAACT GTTGGACAGAGCATTTTATGGTGAAGATAAATGAGGGTCAAAGTAGGCGCATTAGGTGCATGGCACACAAATGCAATGCTATTTGTGATGAAGCTGTTGTTAGAAATCTAGTCAGTAAAAGGCATCCTGATATGGCAGAAAAATTTGAGCGTTTTCTCCTTGAATCATACATAGAGGATAACAAGAGGGTTAAATGGTGCCCAAGTACTCCACATTGTGGGAATGCAATACGCATTGAGGATGACGAATTCTGCGAGGTAGAATGTTCATGTGGTATGCAGTTTTGTTTCAGTTGCTTATCAGAAGCACACTCACCATGTTCATGTTTGATGTGGGAGCTTTGGGCCAAGAAGTGCCGAGATGAATCTGAAACAGTTAATTGGATAACAGCTCATACAAAACCGTGTCCAAAGTGTCACAAACCTGTGGAGAAGAACGGTGGTTGCAACCTTGTGAGCTGTATCTGTGGGCAAGCATTTTG TTGGCTGTGTGGTGGGGCCACTGGCCGAGACCATACTTGGTCAAGCATATCTGGTCACAGTTGTGGTCGCTACAAAGCGGAACGAGAGAAAAAATCTGAACGTGCAAAGCGGGATCACTATCGGTATATGCACTATTATAATCGTTATAGAGCTCACACAGATTCTTTCAAGCAGGAAAGCAAATTGAAAGAGATCATACAAGAAAGGGTGTCAATTACAGAAGAGAGGGATTCGAGGCTCAGAGATTTCAGCTGGGTAAATAACGGGCTCCTCAGACTTTTCAGATCCAGGCGAGTTCTTTCATATTCATACCCATTTGCATTTTATATGTTTGGAGATGAGCTGTTTAATGATGAGATGACGAAGGAAGAAAGGGAAATAAAACAGCACTTATTTGAGGACCAGCAGCAGCAGCTTGAGGGAAATGTTGAGAAACTTTCAAAGTTTCTGGAGGAGCCCTTTGATCAATATAGTGAGGATAAAGTGATGGAGATAAGGATGCAAGTTATCAATCTGTCAGTGATCACAGATACTCTCTGTCAGAAAGT GTATGAATGCATTGAAAATGATTTATTGGGTTCTCTCCAATATGGTAATCACAATATTGCTCCTTACAAGTCAAAAGGCATAGAGAAGGCATCAGAACTTACTGCTTGCTGGAAAGCCAATAATAGTGACAAATATCCACCTTCAGATTGTGGCGCAAGTG AATTGGATCGACCTTCAGGCTCTGGGAGTTCAGATGAGAGTGGATGTTCTTCCAGGAAGCGTGCTAGAAAGGATTCTCCTGGAGGTGGCCTTTTTGATCTTAACTTGCCAGCAGAGGTCATTGACAGAAACTGA
- the LOC115968010 gene encoding uncharacterized protein LOC115968010, protein MTVTSRHCKCRPHCPPRSRSPTPKAPATARLCSSGLRWWPLRAHIRVAPFFESSRVFGPDRDPVRNLNRSDSTRGQSRSTKPPQTCSCFNTTAMVFLMRRGSKERKVLIYFWLKDSYREEVKVVLKLKRGQVEVAAIVKKPITFKGSVQGVIYAKMKNGES, encoded by the exons ATGACTGTTACTTCCCGCCACTGCAAATGCCGTCCTCATTGCCCTCCACGATCACGGTCTCCGACGCCGAAGGCTCCGGCAACAGCTCGACTTTGCTCCTCCGGTCTCAGGTGGTGGCCTCTTCGTGCCCACATTCGGGTTGCTCCCTTCTTCGAGTCTTCCAGGGTTTTCGGGCCGGATCGTGATCCGGTTCGGAATTTGAACCGGTCAGACTCGACTCGAGGACAG TCAAGAAGCACAAAGCCACCCCAGACATGCAGCTGTTTCAATACCACTGCGATGGTTTTCCTGATGAGAAGAGGTTCAAAGGAAAGAAAGGTGTTGATCTACTTTTG GTTGAAAGATTCTTATAGGGAGGAGGTGAAGGTTGTATTAAAGCTCAAGAGGGGTCAGGTTGAAGTTGCTGCAATTGTAAAGAAGCCCATCACATTTAAGGGAAGTGTTCAGGGGGTAATATACGCTAAGATGAAAAATGGTGAAAGTTAA